A single Lolium perenne isolate Kyuss_39 chromosome 6, Kyuss_2.0, whole genome shotgun sequence DNA region contains:
- the LOC127329069 gene encoding uncharacterized protein produces MKVLYTNSAASVEEWITNAEGSLDSSARKIVGLDVEYDKLSGTYFNPKKAAVIQLCVGTDVLVYHICHADERSESLVEFLHGFRYIFAGFCTTEDCKVLSRSNLYVHNLKDIQEIWRDLDKKKKLQGLKDVAGAIIDPIYFEMKDGFVRAEHRMWANPPPLPPKHLEYAARDAYATYEVYRRLDLFERGFFSLFKHPEKKRGRDW; encoded by the coding sequence ATGAAGGTTCTGTACACGAATTCAGCAGCTAGTGTTGAGGAGTGGATCACCAATGCTGAAGGTTCCCTCGATTCTTCTGCTAGGAAGATTGTTGGTCTTGATGTTGAGTATGACAAACTCAGTGGTACCTATTTCAATCCGAAGAAAGCTGCTGTGATCCAGCTATGTGTTGGCACCGATGTTCTTGTGTACCACATATGCCATGCTGATGAGAGGAGTGAAAGTTTGGTTGAGTTTCTTCATGGCTTTAGGTACATATTTGCTGGTTTTTGCACCACAGAAGACTGCAAAGTTCTCTCACGTTCAAATCTCTATGTTCATAATCTGAAGGATATCCAGGAAATATGGAGAGATCTGGACAAAAAGAAGAAACTTCAAGGCCTGAAGGATGTtgctggagctattatagatccaatctattttgagatgaaggatggtTTTGTAAGGGCAGAGCACAGGATGTGGGCTAATCCACCGCCTCTACCGCCTAAGCATTTGGAATATGCTGCACGGGATGCATATGCAACGTACGAGGTTTATCGAAGGCTGGATTTGTTTGAGAGGGGCTTCTTCTCCTTATTCAAACATCCCGAGAAGAAGCGTGGCAGGGATTGGTGA
- the LOC127329068 gene encoding uncharacterized protein, which produces MKVLYTNAAASVEEWITNAEASLDSSARKIVGLDVEYDKLSGTYFNPKKAAVIQLCVGTDVLVYHICHADERSEKLYDFFYGYRYTFAGFCVAEDRTILSRSKYYVHNVKDIQAIWRDPDNRKRTQGLKDVAGAIIDPIYFEMKDGFGRAEHRMWADPPPLPPKHLEYAARDAYATYEVFRRLDVFERGFFSLFKHPEKKRGRDW; this is translated from the coding sequence ATGAAGGTTTTGTACACAAATGCAGCAGCTAGTGTTGAGGAGTGGATCACCAATGCTGAAGCTTCCCTAGATTCTTCTGCTAGGAAGATTGTTGGTCTTGATGTTGAGTATGATAAACTCAGTGGAACCTATTTCAATCCGAAGAAAGCTGCTGTGATCCAGCTATGTGTTGGCACTGATGTTCTTGTGTACCACATATGCCATGCTGATGAGAGGAGTGAAAAGTTGTATGATTTCTTTTATGGCTATAGGTACACTTTTGCTGGGTTTTGCGTCGCAGAAGACCGCACCATTCTGTCACGTTCAAAGTACTATGTTCATAATGTGAAGGATATCCAGGCAATATGGAGAGATCCGGACAACAGGAAGAGAACTCAAGGTCTGAAGGATGTtgctggagctattatagatccaatctattttgagatgaaggatggtTTTGGAAGGGCAGAGCACAGGATGTGGGCTGATCCGCCGCCTCTACCGCCTAAGCATTTGGAATATGCTGCACGGGATGCATATGCCACGTATGAGGTTTTTCGGAGGCTGGATGTGTTTGAGAGGGGCTTCTTCTCCTTATTCAAACATCCCGAGAAGAAGCGTGGCAGGGATTGGTGA